A single genomic interval of Dromiciops gliroides isolate mDroGli1 chromosome 1, mDroGli1.pri, whole genome shotgun sequence harbors:
- the LOC122733710 gene encoding zinc finger protein 883-like isoform X2 → MLENAWNLLSLGLPVPREDVISYFEQREGPWMLEQAGLRRCCAGNIRLEIKEAPAQISLSVEETHQQRWMNNGPSDLSRREICAVHQRIHTGKKPFECNQCAKTFTLRSSLVRHQRTHTGEKPYVCNQCGKTFRRRHGFTEHQSIHTGEKPHECNQCAKTFRQRSYLVKHQRIHTKEKYFECNQCEKTFRRRSHLVNHQTIHTGEKPFECNQCGKTFTYKFILIRHQRIHTGEKPHECNQCAKTFTLRSDLVKHQRIHKEKSFECNQCGKTFRWRSHLINHQKIHTGKKPFQCNQCAKTFTLRSSLVRHQRTHSELKPYECNQCGKTFRRRHGFNEHQSIHTGEKLHECNQCAKTFRQRSNLVKHQRIHTGEKSYECNQCGKTFTCKSNLVNHQRIHTGEKPYECNHCGKTFRRRHRFTEHQIIHTGEKPHECNQCGKTFIYKSILIRHQKIHTGEKPHECNQCAKTFTLRSELFKHQRLHKEKSFECNQCGKTFRWRSHLVNHQRIHTGEKPFECNHCGKTFIYKSILIRHQSTHTGEKPFEYNQCGKTFPYKSIFAMRESTLERNLLNIINVERYSESDTISCYIRESTLERNLMNVISVERLSH, encoded by the coding sequence gcAACATAAGACTTGAAATAAAAGAGGCCCCTGCACAGATAAGCCTTTCTGTGGAAGAAACTCACCAGCAAAGATGGATGAATAATGGTCCCTCTGACTTGTCTAGGAGAGAAATCTGTGCTGTACATCAGAGGATCCACACTGGGAAGAAACCgtttgaatgtaatcagtgtgcaAAGACTTTCACATTAAGGTCCAGTCTTGTTAGACATCAGAGaactcacactggagagaaaccttacgtatgtaatcagtgtggaaagacattCAGAAGGAGACACGGGTTCACTGAACATCAGAGTatccacactggggagaaacctcatgaatgtaatcagtgtgcaAAGACTTTCAGACAGAGGTCCTATCTtgttaaacatcagagaatccacactaaAGAGAAATactttgaatgtaatcaatgtgaaAAGACTTTCAGACGGAGGTCCCATCTTGTTAACCATCAGacaatccatactggagagaaaccttttgaatgtaatcaatgtggaaagactttcacatacAAATTCATTCTTAttagacatcagagaatccacactggggagaaacctcatgaatgtaatcagtgtgcaAAGACTTTTACATTGAGGTCTGATCTtgttaaacatcagagaatccacaaaGAGAAATcctttgaatgtaatcaatgtggaaagactttcagatggAGGTCCCATCTTATTAACcatcagaaaatccacactggGAAGAAACCATTTCAATGTAATCAGTGTGCAAAGACTTTTACATTGAGGTCCAGTCTTGTTAGGCATCAGAGAACGCACTCTGAAttgaaaccttatgaatgtaatcagtgtggaaagacattCAGAAGGAGACATGGGTTCAATGAACATCAGAGTatccacactggggagaaacttcatgaatgtaatcagtgtgcaAAGACTTTCAGACAGAGGTCTAATCTtgttaaacatcagagaatccacactggagagaaatcttatgaatgtaatcagtgtggaaagactttcacatgcAAGTCCAATCTTGTtaaccatcagagaatccacaccggagagaaaccttatgaatgtaatcattgTGGTAAGACATTCAGAAGGAGACACAGGTTCACTGAACATCAGATTATtcacactggggagaaacctcatgaatgtaatcaatgtggaaagactttcatataCAAATCCATTCTTATTAGacatcagaaaatccacactggggagaagcctcatgaatgtaatcagtgtgcaAAGACTTTTACATTGAGGTctgaactttttaaacatcagagACTCCACAAAGAGAAATcctttgaatgtaatcaatgtggaaagactttcagatggAGGTCCCATCTTGTtaaccatcagagaatccacactggagagaaaccttttgaatgtaatcactgtggaaagactttcatataTAAATCCATTCTTATTAGACATCAGAGTacccacactggagagaaaccttttgaatataatcaatgtggaaagactttcccaTACAAATCCATTTTTGCCatgagagaatccacactggagagaaaccttttgaatataatcaatgtggaaagataCTCAGAATCAGATACAATCTCATGCTACATCAgggaatccacactggagagaaaccttatgaatgtaatcagtgtggaaagactttcacattgA